tcactcactttccattttggggctaacaaaacacgggctgcagttgttgcatacataaataacctttttttgactcctgggaatttcagtctgagttATCTccagcagaaaggactctgggttttttgggaaagtattccccccccccaattcattataaatcattttccaaagcaattttacctttttacatgtccaccacatgtgaaagaatgttccctccacctctttacaCTTATCTGATTCTGTCTTGTAGATCTTAGCAAGCCTGCTCAGAGTTAAAACACCAcctatgaatcattttcaaatagttctctttcaaagaaaaaacatgctgtaaatttcaagtcGCTTTCCCAAAGTTTCTCCCAAAGGTTGAAATCTAtgttgtgtcctatatctattgcccagtgcaTCGCTGAGACTTTAAAACAATTGAGTTCAAACCATCCAAGGTCATTGTTGTCCCCCTATGACCAGCCTCCCCTGACTGGTACTCTAGCCAGACTTCTCAAGCTTTCCCTGAGaaagtgtagctctgtgaagggtaaactacagttcccaggctttgATGGTGCGGTGTGGATGTGATCTCTCTCTGCAGGTGCTAATCCCACTCTTCACAGGCCAGTCGCTGCCCCCGGAGAAGCTGCAGGAGGTGATGGAGGGGCTGGGCGCCTGCTTGACTCAACTGGAGGAGCTTTTCCTGCAGGACAAGCCCTTCTTGGTGGGCAGTGAGGTCTCACTGGCAGACCTAATGGCCATTGTGGAGCTCATGCAGGTGAGGATTGAGCCTGGGGGTCACCAGTTTCCTTTCTGAACTGCCTCCTGGCCAGTCTGGGGAGAGCAGGGGAGCAGCCTGCCTTCCCTCAAAACCTGACTGAGGGCACATTGTGGGATGAGCAAATGGCCCAAGGGTGATCAGCGGCTGTTTTGTGCGGCCTAAGTGGGTGATCCAGCTGCCAAGCCAGACCACAAGGAGCCCCAAAAGAGAACAGGGTGCAGGGCAATCTTCCCCActgtcaaggcttcagggaatcctatctCTCTCACGGCGGGATGCAAAGAAGCAtcaaaacaagaagagttcttaccatgtagtttattcaatattcacagagagagatgaaggaatgctatctctcttagataatgccgttgctccaagtaaagtcccacccactcagtccctcctattctacatcacccctgcactggctgatctgtgctttctgcctctgagttttCTGTTCTATTACTCTCAATGcccgccgggttctgggagagggtgggtcaggaatgctttcaagagacactgagtctgttagctgtctctcccctgtttcttcctgctgctctcccaatatttcccagctcctttcctctgcagcctctgaactatgaccttctccaaaccactgttctaaatctatactgtcctcctgctctcgggaaggtgcaggaagagagggggagcggttcccaccattcctgttcagtccagcccctgacacccaCAAACCCCAATGACTTACTCCCTACCCCCATCCCGTCCACTTTCCACAGCCAGTTGGTGTTGGGTGCAACATATTTGAGGGGAGGCCGAGGCTGGCCAAGTGGCGCGACCGAGTGGAGGAAGCTGTCGGGAAGGAGCTCTTCCTGCAAGCGCACCAGCTGATCCTGAACATCAAACAGCTGAGCACCATCCAGATCGATCCCCGGCTGAAGGAGCAGCTGGGGCCGGTGCTACTGAAGATCCTCAAGTGAATAAAAGCCACCCAGCTGGCCACTGTCTCTGCCTCTCCTTTCTAAGTTGAGGGATGCTGCCACAGGCCCTGGTATGCTCCCTGATCTCCTGCCGACGGGCAGCAGCTGCTCTCTCCTAAGCATTTGCTCTTCAGCCCCTCCCAGTGTGAGTCTGCATGACCTACGGAACTACGGGGCAGGCCctatgtggtgtggtggttaagagcggtagacttgtaatctggtgaaccaggttcgcgtccccgctcctccacatgcagttgctgggtgaccttgggctagtcacaattctctgaagtctctcagccccactcacctcacagagtgtttgttgtgggggaggaagggaaaggagattgttagctgcttggCCCCACGGCCCCATGGTCCCTCTCCATCAGCAACGGCagcaaaaggaaataaatgggggggagggggcaaagacaGGCCATAGGGCAGGGTGGGAGGGCCAGGAGGGGAGGCTGGAAACTGGGGCTGAAGACCCTAGTATTAAGCATCTGGGGCCAGATCTGTCAACACACATCTCGCCAGTCAGACTCTGCCCCCTTCCCCGAGGAATGGGAGGCCTTCGAGGATCAGTTTTCTAGCCTGTAGCTGAGCACCCCAAATTCCTCCGGGCTCATGGCGTATGGGGTGAAGCCAGCATGGCAGGGAATGTGCAGCAGGGTCCCTTTTTCGGAAGGGAGGGGAGCAGACTCACAGGGTGCTGACTCTGGAGGCCCCAATTGAGGGGTCCTTGGGGGCCAGGGCAGTATCCAGCGCCTCTGCTGCTGGTTCAAGTGATCTTGCCAGGCCCTGATTGGAGTTGGGTGCCCAAGCTGCTGTTCGAGGTGGAGAGGGGGTCACAGAGGGGAGGGCTATTGATGGTTACTAGGCCTGATGGCTATGCTTAGCATCCATGCTCGGAGgcagcaaggttgcaggttcgatccctgtatgggatcaAATCCTGCTTGGGGGTTTCACATTGAGGACAGGATGATGAACTCTGATTGGTCATGAAGGCTCTTCTTGTGGTCTTGTGACCAACACTTTCGTCCCCCCATTCTGCCCAGCCACCTATGGCAGTCAGAGCAAATGGGCTTTAGAGACACCAGCCCACACTGGCTCACTTTGGAGACACAGAAGTCAACAGGTCTTCGATGGCAAGTCTTCCCATGTGAGAGCATCATCGGCCAGCCACACACTGCAGAGGTTGCTATCTCTTGGATATTGTGCGAAGGAGCCAATGGGTTCTGTGAGGGAGGCGATGCTGTGGACGTGACAAAAATAGCCGCCAACCACTTTTCTCACCTCACGGGGTTGGCGGCGGCCATCTTGATCCCAGAGAAACAGGGAAAGAGAAGCGAGTTAAGTCTTTGCAGTCGCAGAGGTCTAAAAGACAGCCAAGCGTGTTGAGTTTTACATGGGGGGAAGATGTCACCCGCTCCTCCTGGTAGATactgcaaataaaacagttttttttaatcaagaagGAATGGAAGGAGCGGACAAGCAGAAATGGCCCCTGGGAGCTCACAGGCCACTTTTCCGAGGCTATTTCTCATTTTCTGTATGATTCTGACAGAGGAGATTCCCgcttttggaaaataataataataatgatgatgatgatgatgatgatgatgatagtaaattttattgtttatatgccACCAGTCTGGgatgacccagccactctgggcagcttccaacaaattaaacataGTAAAACACCAAACATGTGCTACCCTTCTAAAATTAAAATAGTTaattccttgacacctgatgggagggtgttccacagggcaggcatgaTTACCAAGAAGGAGCAACTCAAAGTCTGGGCACTGCCAGCACCCCACCTCTTGCCTCCCCTTTCCTGCCCAGGTGACCTTCACCAAAACTTTTCATACCTGGGACCCACCTTTAACCTAAACATGTGTTTGGGGAcccaattctttcttttctttttacagtacTGCAATATAATAGCTATTACTTAACAACCCAAAGGTACTGTGGCATTTCTTCATTTTTCAACACCAGTTTGTGCCGCTGCTGTGACCCACCTTCCCTTAGGATCCCAGTCTGCCAGCTGAAGGCCAGTCCTTTAAAAACAGGACCAGAGTCCTGGCACCTGCCAAATTTCCTTCACCAATGCCTACCCCCGACCCCCACCCCGGGGCAGAAAAGAGGGACCCAGCACCTAAATGCCCttctctctgccccaccccccgcaaagCAGAACCAATAGCAGGTTGGAGCTAGGTCAAAGAGTGGCCCACCTGAGCCCAGGTAGCAGAACACCTGGGCCTCTCGTGATTGGCTGGCTATATACCTTCCCTAGAACAGGTTGTTTACTCTGCAGGCCAATTGGAGGCTTAGGAAGATGTTTCTGTTAGGGGTGGGGCTTGAGGGTCCCTCAAACACAGCTGGAATCTCCCATAAAGTCACCGGCcggcccacccaccactgacataaCCTCACCATGGTGCTAGAGCTGTACCTAGATATGCTCTCCCAGCCGTGCCGGGCAGTCTACATCTTCGCCAAGAAAAACAACATCGCTTTTATGATGAAGAACATCGAGATGCTTAAAGGTAACTGggatttttggggagggggattccTGATGTCCCTCCCACTTTTTCCTCCCCCAACCATGACccagtaacaccccccccaaaggttTTTCTGGAATTTCGCCTTTCCCCTCACCTTCCTTCTAGACCCACCTTGGAAGCAcagtgtgtggggagagaaaggcctccccacccccagttcgcAGCTGTGGGGTACCAGAGGGCAGAAAGGATTcagcacacacacattcaaaatcACAAGGGACACAATTGGTCTCTGGCAGggatgcgagtggcgctgtgggttaaaccacagagcctagggcttgccgatcagaaggttggcggttcgaatccccgagcacgtcaaagtgcaagtagataaataagtaccactccggtgggaaggtaaacggcatttccgtgcactgctctggtttcaccagtagcggcttagtcatgctggtcacataacccagaagctgtacgccggctccctcagccagtaaagcgagatgagtgctgcaaccccagagtcatccatgactggacctaatggtcaggggtccctttacctttatggaggaGGCAAAAAGCTCATGCTCTGCCACAAGCCTCCCTGTGCAGAAGAAGTCTACCTTTGAGCCATTGGTTGCTAGGAGGAAACagcagagggggtgggtgggctgtctTCATGACCTGCTTATGAGCTTCCCGAAGGGATGTAAAGGGGGGTGTCccatccagcaggactctttttgttttgttatttcttcTATTTCCCCACTCAACCCTCTTGAGTGCAAAGCCTTGTCAAATTTTGTAAGGGGTTGTGATGGTCTCCGATTAAGCCCTCAGCCACGGCAGGTGTCCcctggcttcaggcaccaacGTGCTCCTTTTGAACATAACCCATCAGACCAAGCAACAGAGTTAATCAGCCAAAAGATGtaaggctggagaggaggaggaagcaaagtGCAAAATCCTTGGCAAATTGACAGAAGCACTGCTCTTGTAAAGTAGGGGTATCTTTTTCCAGCAGCTGGCCACAAGTCTCCCCCTCTCCCAAGGAAGAACTTGGAATCTGAACTGTGCCACCAACTGCCAGAGGATGTAAACAAATCCATTCCCAGAGGGGGAGCTGCTCTGTAGCTTAAACACCTCCATGGATCTCTCACTAGATGGTGTATCTGCATGGATTTTAATTGCACACAGCTTTGGAAGCCAacctgcatgggggggggggagagggtgcaGATTTCTGCAGGGCCTCATTGAGTAATGTTTGTGCTTCTGTTTTATCCCTTTCAGGACAACAGTTTAGTGAAGATTTTAACAAGGTGAACATCTTAAGGAAAGTACCAGTTCTGAAAGATGGAGACTTTACTTTAGAAGAGAGGTGATAACtcaatgtgtgtatgtatatatgcgtgtgtatgtgtgtataaaatTATATCCCttcaatctggctgggtttccccagacactctgggcggcctaCAGCATACATCAAacgtttaaaaaaatatatcctaaATCAAcagaaaccaataataataacaataatagtttaGTTatgcccaaattaaaataaccgccaaTCCCAACTAAAaatttaaccaacaccaacccgACAAAAACAAGATACATAGAGATAGGAAAATGAATAAAGAATCTGGACCAcctgctgcttcctcccccaATCTCTGTGGGGCAATTTACACCTGCCTGGCTCAGGTAATAAGGAAAGGTGCCCCTGGCAAGGATGCTCCTTCTCCAACTCTGCCTTTTGGCCCCACAGCACCGCCATCCTCCTGTACCTGACCCGGAAGTACAACACACCCGGCCACTGGTACCCGCCGGACATGAAGAAGCGAGGCCGCGTCGATGAGTTCCTGGCCTGGCAGCAAAGCACCATCCATGTCAGCTGCTCCAAGATGTTCTGGCTCAAGGTGAGCTTGTGGCTCGGTCCCTGTGCAAGGCTTGGCTCCATGGAGGTTGGCACCCAGTGCAGTGGCccttgtttatttgattgactggatttatatactgccctacacccgcagctctcagggcagtttacaaatttTGTGACACCAACAAGCATCTAAGGGGCAAGACCCAACTGCTCAAACTGTAGGAGAGCACCTGGTTGGGCTGTGAACGAGTCTCTGACATTTGCCTGACCTAAACGAAACCATTTTGGAGGGCAGATATGCCCCCGTGACAATAAGCTGTTGGGGCCTCCTAATGTTATTCTCTTGTGgtttgtccccacccccacaatggcTCTATTTCTGGATTTTGAGCTTTGGTGCCTTTTCCCTGTGGGGCAGGTAGTGATCCCCATCTTCATAAACCAGCAACTGCCTCCTGAGAAGCTCCACGATGTCACAGAGGACCTAAACAGTAACTTGCAGAAGCTGGAGGAGAAGTTCCTGAAGGACCAACCCTTCCTGATTGGTACCGAGATCTCCCTGGCGGACCTGGTGGCCATCGTGGAGCTCATGCAGGTCAGCCCTGGGGAAGTCAAAAGAAAAAGGAGTCTTCTGCTTGAGGGCTTCCTTGAAAGGGGACCTGCCTGGAGGTCTTTGGGGTGGAGATCAGGAGGAACAGTGGAGGCCTGATGACTGCATCTGCCCCTCTCTCACTCTCCAGTGCACGGGAGCCGGCTGGGAAACCTTT
This is a stretch of genomic DNA from Lacerta agilis isolate rLacAgi1 chromosome 17, rLacAgi1.pri, whole genome shotgun sequence. It encodes these proteins:
- the LOC117039221 gene encoding glutathione S-transferase theta-1-like; the protein is MVLELYLDMLSQPCRAVYIFAKKNNIAFMMKNIEMLKGQQFSEDFNKVNILRKVPVLKDGDFTLEESTAILLYLTRKYNTPGHWYPPDMKKRGRVDEFLAWQQSTIHVSCSKMFWLKVVIPIFINQQLPPEKLHDVTEDLNSNLQKLEEKFLKDQPFLIGTEISLADLVAIVELMQCTGAGWETFEGRPKLQEWRKRVEVTIGKELFAEAHARILNNQEMRNMTIDPSLKVQLKPFLLKMMK